GGCGCCTGGCTCCGCACCGAGCCCGACAACGAGGAGATCCTCACTCCCATGACGCGCGTGAGTGAGAATGAGCGCTGGCAGCTCTGGGAGGGGGTCCCTAAGCTCAATACCGCCGAAGCCACCACCCTCTACTGCTTCAAGTTCCTCACCCAGGGCCGGCAGTTCTGGCTCGACGGGGTCGGGCTCCATCCCTACTTCCCCGAACGCAGCCACCACTTTCGCCTCGTCCCCAGCTACGAGCCGGCGACCTGGGTAAAGGCTCAGGTCTTCTACCAGATCTTTCCCGAGCGCTTTTATGACGGTGACCCAAGCAACAACGTCAGGAACGGCGAGTATCTTTACGAGGGCAAGCCGGTCGTCGCCAGGAGCTGGGGCGAGTTGCCGCAAGGGGGCCAGGGGGCGCGGGAGTTTTTCGGCGGGGACTTAGAGGGCATACGTCAAAAGCTCGACTATTTGCAGGACCTCGGCGTCACCGCGCTCTACTTGAACCCCGTCTTCACCTCGCCGAGCTCGCACAAGTACGACACCGTGGACTTTTGCAGCGTGGACCCGCACTTCGGCGGCAACGAGGCCCTGGCCAGGCTCTGCGAGGCGCTTAGAGAGCGCGGCATGCGCCTCGTCTTGGACGCGGTCATCAACCACACCTCCGAACGCCACCTCTGGTTCGATCGCTACGGCGAGTTTGGGACTCAGGGCGCCTACCGCGCCAAGGACGCCCCGACGCGGCGCTACTACACCTTTGCGGACGAGGACGACCCCGAGTCCTATCACGGCTGGTACGGGGTCAAGACGCTGCCCGTCCTCGACTACAGCAATCCGGCTCTGCGGCGGGCCATCTACGAAGCCGACGACGCCGTGCTCAGGCGCTGGCTGCGGCCGCCCTACGCCATCGACGGCTGGCGCTTCGACGTGATCCACATGCTCGGCGAGGGTGCGGGGGCGCGCAACAACGCCGAGTACGTGCGGCACTTCCGCAGGACCCTGCGCGAGGAGAATCCTCAGGCCTACGTGATGGGCGAGCACTTCTTCGAGGCCACCTCTTGGCTGCAGGGCGACCAGGAGGACGGCGCCATGAACTACTACGGCTTCACCCTGCCCATGCGCGCCTTTCTGACCGGCCTCGACTTTCGCCGCCACCCCATCAGCGTGGACGCAGAAGACCTCGGCTACCTCCTGGACCGGGCCAGGGCCAAGCTTCCCTTTGAGATTCAGCTCAGCCAGTACAACCTCCTGGACTCGCACGACAGCCCGCGCTTTCTCACCCTGCTGGGCGGCGACGCGGCGCTGATAAGGCTCGCCGTGGTCGCGCTCTTTAGCTACGTCGGCGTGCCGAGCATCTACTACGGCGACGAGATCGGCGTAGAGGGCGGCGAAGACCCCGACTGCCGCCGGCCCTTTCCCTGGGACGAGGCGAGGTGGAACCACGAGCTGAGAAGCCTCTACAAGCGCCTCGCGCGGCTGCGCCTGGAGCGCAAGGTCTTGCAGGAGGGCGCTTACCTGCAACTCCACGCCGAGGCCGACGTGTTCGCCTTTGCCAGGGTGCTCAGTGATGACGTCGTCGTCACCGTGCTCAACCGAGGCGAGGAGACGGCGCTCGAGCTGCCCGTCTGGAAAGTCGGCTGGGGCGACGAGCACCTGGTGTCGCTCCTTGACGAACGCTCGGTTCGGGCGCGAAAAGGGACGCTGAGACTCGAGCTGGCGGCCAAGTCCGTCTATCTCCTCGGCTCGGACGCTAGAGCTCGGCGATCCAGTCCTCGAGCCTGAGCCCGGGAACGCGCTGAAGTGACGGTGAGCATAAGCGAAGATGTGATGCAGCCTGAGTTAGGGTAAGGGCCGTGAGCGCAACCAGCGCTTTGCCTCGCCCAGAAATGCTTCGGCATCCGCCTGCATCTCTTCGATGTCGGCTTCCGTCAGCCCGGATGGCGCGGCGTAGTCGCCCAGCTGACGCCGGCTAAAGGCGGTAATCAGCGCCCGGTGATGGCGCGCATCCAAAACACCCGTTTTGGCGAAGTGCTGACCGTAAGCGGAAACGAGCGCCTGATGGCTCGAGAAGGTCATGCCCTTGACGGCCAGGAGCGTCTCGGCAACGTAGAACATGGCGTAGTAAAGGCGCGACGCAGCGGAGTCGAGGTCGCCGTCTTCTCTGAGAAGTGCTGCCGAACGGAGATATCGCTCGGCCTTCCGCAAACGGACAGGCTCCTCGCTCACACCGGGATGCCTTCTTCGCGCACGTTGCGCCAGAACGGATCTTGCGCCTGCCGGTACTGCGTTGCCGACGCGGGGACGAGCGTCACCAGCCTGCTGTAACGAAGGTTCAACTCGGCAAGAACGTCTCCCAACCGACCGATCTCGGCGCCCGGCTCGACAGAGCGTCTCAACACCACGATGACATCGACGTCCGAGCCGTCATGAGCGTCGCCACGCGCCTCCGAGCCAAAGAGCACGAGATCTTCGAGGTCGGCCCCGTACACCTCGCTCAGCGTAAGGCGCAAGGCACGGAGCAACTCTCGCAGCCGAGGAGACAGGGCATCACGTTTTGCTCGAACACCAGCCATCCCCACGATTGTAGCAAAGCAGGATGAACATCCGAGCCTGTCTCGAGAAGGGCCGCGCATTCTCCATTCCGGCGTTACCTGACCCAATCCTCGAGCCTGAGCCCAGGAACGCGCCCCATGCGCCGCCCGTTGTGGCTCACGACGTAGCAACCTGACCTTCACGCTCGGCGGCAAGCCTCACTTCGGCGGTACGGCTTCACTCTTGGGTATCTGTTTATAGTGGCACCGGTCACGCCTAGGCAAGGTCAGTGCCAAGGTCACTGCCAAGGACGTTCCGGCTGATTCGCCACCTTCCCCGCCAGATCGAGGGCCGCCGCCAGTCCGAGCGTGAGGCCCTCCCTACCCCCCGCGAGCGCGTAGAGGCCCGGCCTCACCTCGAAGAACTCCGGCAGGCCGGAGGGCGTATGAACGTCCCAGGCGCCGCGCACCCCGCTCGCGGTCTTGCCGAGGTTCAGCGTCTCCCAGGCGAGAAAGGGCATGCTCTCCAGGCGTTCCATCAGCTCCTCGAGGAGCTCGCGCCTGAGCCCGACCCGCACCCCGACGAGCTGCCCCCCTCTGGGCTGGTAGCCTTCGGGGTCGGGCGGCAGAGGCGGCGGCACCACCAGGACGCCCTCGCCTTGGGTCCGCAGGCTGAAGCCCAGGTGCTCGACGACCGGCAAGGCCACGCGGCCTTCAGTGAGCGTAAGCTGTGGGCTGGCCTCGAGCCGGGGGTACTGGTTGTAGCTCTTGCGCAGCGGCAGCGTCACCCCTACCCCTTCCTCGATGAGGGCGGCCGTCCCCACCCCGGCGGCGATGACGACCGCGTCCGCCGTGACCCTCTCGGTCTTCACCACCTCGCGCCGCATGGCCCGGTTGAACTCGAGCCGCTCGACTTGTATCTCGCCGGCCGATACGAGGCCGGCCCGCCCGTTGATGAGCAGGTCGGCCCCAAGCCCCACCGCGCCGTGACCAAAGGAGAGGGCGGCGGCCTCGGCGCTGCCGTAGCCGCCCTGGGGGTCAAAGAGAACGTGCGAGGCTTCCGCGAGGTTGAGCAGCGCTGCCAGGTTGCCGCGCTCCGCGACGGGGCGCCCGGACAGCCAGGCTCCTACCGTCAGGCTCTCGAGGCCGACGACCTCTTCGACCTCCCTGCCCAACCTGGCCCAGCCCACGGGGCGAAAGGCCCTGTCATGGGTGCGCTCGATCCCCGTCTCGGCCACGAGGTCCGCGAGCACCCCTATCGCCCAGGCCGCCCGGCGCCGCAACCCTTCGTCTCCAAAGGCGCGGTGGGCGAGGCCGGGCGAGACATAGCTCGCGCCCCCTTCGCTGGGAATGCCGTCACCCTCGACCACCAGCAGCGTCTCCTGGGGCAGCGCGCGACGCAGGTAGAAGGCACAGGCTAAGCCCAGCAGGCCCCCGCCCACGACGACCTTGTGGTAATGGTGGCGGGGCAGCCTCAAGCCGGCGCGGTTGACGACCCTGCCAGGCGCTACCTTGCCAGGCGCTGCTGAGGTCGGTGTCATAGCCTCGGTATCACAGCCAAAGCTTACCCTCGAGCCGGCGCTGCGTGTTCCTGAAGCGCCCCGTTATGGCAGCCAGATGTTTCTCAGCCGCAGGTGTTAGGCTGGCGCAAGATGGAAGTCGCGGGGCGCAAAAAGCGGGTGGGGCTGGTGCTCTCCGGGGGCGGGGCGCGCGGCTTCGCCCACATCGGCGTGATCAGCATGCTGGAGCACGCGGCGGTCGATCCCGAGGTGATCGCGGGCACCTCGATCGGCGCCATCTTCGGCGCCTTTTTAGCCAACGGCTGCTCCGCCAGGGAGATCTACGAGCTGGCCTACCGCACCACCTGGCGCGACGTCTTCGACCTGTCCTTGAACGCCGGGCTCATCAAGGGGGAAAAGCTGCACGCCTTTTTGGCCGAGCACCTGCCGGCCGATTTCGCCGATCTAAAAAAGCCCCTGGCCGTGACCACCACCGACATGGAGACCGGCGAGGAGGTGGTCATCGTAGACGGCGACCTGATCACCGCCCTGAGGGCCTCGAGCTGCTATCCGGGCGCCTTTGAGCCCGTGTCGTACCTGGGCCGCTCGCTCGCCGACGGCGGCATCGTCAACAACCTGCCGGTCGCGGCGGGCGCCTTTTTGAACGCGACCTACACCGTCGCCTCGGACGTGACCCCGGCGCGGCGCGCTCAAGTTCTGGGCGGCGACACCCACCGCTGGTGGGAGCGCT
The Deinococcota bacterium genome window above contains:
- a CDS encoding patatin-like phospholipase family protein; its protein translation is MEVAGRKKRVGLVLSGGGARGFAHIGVISMLEHAAVDPEVIAGTSIGAIFGAFLANGCSAREIYELAYRTTWRDVFDLSLNAGLIKGEKLHAFLAEHLPADFADLKKPLAVTTTDMETGEEVVIVDGDLITALRASSCYPGAFEPVSYLGRSLADGGIVNNLPVAAGAFLNATYTVASDVTPARRAQVLGGDTHRWWERFMATVRLERRSPMVQMLLRSGDIMQSILTDIQYNLHPADLRVQVAMPHVRIESFWAFDQIVRLGEEVAYRTLEEAGLLEAPFETLTLRKDEAEAEKKPPKGLGNAVRQRWKLGDRVD
- a CDS encoding HEPN domain-containing protein, which gives rise to MSEEPVRLRKAERYLRSAALLREDGDLDSAASRLYYAMFYVAETLLAVKGMTFSSHQALVSAYGQHFAKTGVLDARHHRALITAFSRRQLGDYAAPSGLTEADIEEMQADAEAFLGEAKRWLRSRPLP
- a CDS encoding nucleotidyltransferase domain-containing protein; the protein is MAGVRAKRDALSPRLRELLRALRLTLSEVYGADLEDLVLFGSEARGDAHDGSDVDVIVVLRRSVEPGAEIGRLGDVLAELNLRYSRLVTLVPASATQYRQAQDPFWRNVREEGIPV
- a CDS encoding FAD-dependent oxidoreductase; the protein is MTPTSAAPGKVAPGRVVNRAGLRLPRHHYHKVVVGGGLLGLACAFYLRRALPQETLLVVEGDGIPSEGGASYVSPGLAHRAFGDEGLRRRAAWAIGVLADLVAETGIERTHDRAFRPVGWARLGREVEEVVGLESLTVGAWLSGRPVAERGNLAALLNLAEASHVLFDPQGGYGSAEAAALSFGHGAVGLGADLLINGRAGLVSAGEIQVERLEFNRAMRREVVKTERVTADAVVIAAGVGTAALIEEGVGVTLPLRKSYNQYPRLEASPQLTLTEGRVALPVVEHLGFSLRTQGEGVLVVPPPLPPDPEGYQPRGGQLVGVRVGLRRELLEELMERLESMPFLAWETLNLGKTASGVRGAWDVHTPSGLPEFFEVRPGLYALAGGREGLTLGLAAALDLAGKVANQPERPWQ
- the malZ gene encoding maltodextrin glucosidase encodes the protein MNIFAFHAPIPDLLEGTASGYKLRVRLPRGLELGGAWLRTEPDNEEILTPMTRVSENERWQLWEGVPKLNTAEATTLYCFKFLTQGRQFWLDGVGLHPYFPERSHHFRLVPSYEPATWVKAQVFYQIFPERFYDGDPSNNVRNGEYLYEGKPVVARSWGELPQGGQGAREFFGGDLEGIRQKLDYLQDLGVTALYLNPVFTSPSSHKYDTVDFCSVDPHFGGNEALARLCEALRERGMRLVLDAVINHTSERHLWFDRYGEFGTQGAYRAKDAPTRRYYTFADEDDPESYHGWYGVKTLPVLDYSNPALRRAIYEADDAVLRRWLRPPYAIDGWRFDVIHMLGEGAGARNNAEYVRHFRRTLREENPQAYVMGEHFFEATSWLQGDQEDGAMNYYGFTLPMRAFLTGLDFRRHPISVDAEDLGYLLDRARAKLPFEIQLSQYNLLDSHDSPRFLTLLGGDAALIRLAVVALFSYVGVPSIYYGDEIGVEGGEDPDCRRPFPWDEARWNHELRSLYKRLARLRLERKVLQEGAYLQLHAEADVFAFARVLSDDVVVTVLNRGEETALELPVWKVGWGDEHLVSLLDERSVRARKGTLRLELAAKSVYLLGSDARARRSSPRA